The Geoalkalibacter subterraneus genome contains the following window.
CCAGCCCCAGTACGAGCACGCCGAGCAGATCCATGTCGCGGCGGATGCCGGCCCATGCACCGGAGGCCGCAAAGGCGGCGGTACCGATCAGGTCGAGGAGATAAAGCAGCGTCACGGTTTGCTATCCTCCGGGTTTTTCTGGTGGTTAAGCTTCTCGAAAAGGGCGATCTGCTCGGCCATGGACAGTTTTTTACGACATTTTTTCTCCGGGCGCAGGCACAGACGGCATCTGTCGTCCGAGCACCACTGGCACATTCTGCAATCCGGACAGGGATGCTTTTTATCCATGGTTTTCCTCTCCCTCACCCCTCAGGATGTTCAAGCATCTTATCGTTGGAAAGACGGAACGGCAATGGATTTGCGTCAGGCCGCCAACCGCCGCCGCATGTAGACAAGTTCAAGCAATTCGGCGGATACGATCAGAAAGACGGCAACGGCCACGCCGGGAACGGGCGAGGCGGTTATCGGCACGATAGCCCAGCAGATCAGCATGTAAATGACCTTGTAGACCATGACGCGGCCGATGGTGCCGGTTTGATGCCTTTCGGTGAAAATGCCGCGCAACAGGTTGGCCCCGCCGTGCATGACCGGAAACAGAGCGCAGAACGCCAGGGGCAGAGCGATATAGTGGCGCATTGTTTCGTCCAGACCCATCAGCGTGCCGAGGATGAAAGCGTTGAGCGGATAGGCCGTCAGCAGAATAAGTGCCGCCAGGGTCCCGGAAACGCGGCGGTGAAAAGTCACCAGCACAGGGTAGTCTTCCGGCTGGCGAACCAGGGTCTGATAGGACTGCATCAGGTTGCGCAACGGGCCGGCCAGCAGAAAAAGAAAACCGCGGATGATGCCGAATGCCGCAAGGGCCAGTTCACCATCCGGAAGGCGGCTGATGATGGCGTTGATCTGAAGCGGCACCATGTGCTGCATGCTCGAAGAGAAGGCCAGCGGCAGGGCGAAGCGGAAAATCTCTCCCACGCTGTGTTCTTCTTCATCGTGGTGACGCACCCGGTACCGCAGGGCAAACCAGCCGACAAAAAGGGTTTCCACCAGGATGCAGCCAAGCAGGGCCGCTGCCGCCAGCCTTGCGCCGGACAGCCAACCCGAAAGCAACGCCAGCAACGCCAGCAGGATGCCGATGCGCACCGCGGTGGCGATGGAGACCGGGGCAGTGCGGCGCGCCTGCATAACCATCCCCTGCAGCATTCCCCGTGCACCGGTAAGAAAAGGCAGCGGGACCAGGATGCCGAGTACGGCTTTTGCCTCGGTGGCAATCTGCGGGCCGACACCGAGAACCTGGGTCAGGACCAGATCCCCCAGCGGCGACCAGGCCAGCAGGCCGAGAAACAGGGCGACATACACGGCGATCGTCAGGACAAAGAGCGCAGTGCCAATGAGTGAGCGGCGACCGCGCACCATGGCAATGGTGATCGCCTGGTTCTGGTAGGAGGGTGCGGCGACAAACATGTGCAGCACCATGGCCACTGAAAAGGCCGCCAGTGTGATCACCGGGTCGGGCTGGCGCGCCAGGGCCGCGTTGATAAACGAATGCGATACGCTCATGAACTGAACGTTGAGCATGAGCGGGAAGAAGAACAGGGAGATGGCTTTTAAAGTCAGGGGCGGATTGCTCACGATGCGACCCCGGAGAAGATGCGGGCGAGGTCGGTCGGTGAATAAGCACGGAAAGTGCTCGGGACCCCGCCGTCATTGCCCATCCCCCAGGTGCAGAAGCAGGTGGCGAGGCCTGCAGCCTGCCCGGCGTGCAGATCCGTATGATGATCGCCGATCATCACGGCCCGTCGTGGAGAGGCATTCAGTTGGCGCAATGCGGTTTGAACCGGTAGGGGATCCGGTTTTTTGGTCCGGCAGCTGTCCCCTCCGATAATGGCGCCGAAATATGAAGTGAGATTCAGACCGTTGAGCAGGTCCATGGTCAGCAGATAGGGTTTGTTGGTGACGACCGCCATGCGGGCCGGCTCGCGTGAATCAAGGAAGTCCGGAATGCCGGGATAGGGCCGTGTCTGATCCAGCAGGTGGGCGCGATAGAGAATAAGGAAGCGCTCCAGGTGCGCATCCCGGTACAGGTCTGCGGGCAAAGCGCGTCGAACCAGCATGCGGGCACCGTCACCGACGTATCCGCGAACCCTTTCCTGCGCGATCGGCTCCAGGCTCAATTCAGCCCGCAGCAGATTGATGGCGGTCGCAAGGTCGGCAACCGAGTCGACCAAGGTGCCGTCCAGATCGAAAAGAAAAGTATCGAGAGACATGGGATTGGTCAAAAAAGGTTGGTCAGCCAGGCAAACAGACCTGTTTCTCTGATCTTGAAGAACAACACGATAGCCACCGCGACGGGGGAGACGTAGCGGATCAGAAAATGCCATAACGGGTAGACCCAGCCTGCGCCACCGGCGATCAACTCCTGCTTCTCCTCGGTACCGCTCCAGAACCATCCTACGTAAATGGCTGTCAGCAAACCGCTGATGGGCAACAGGTAGTTGGATGTCAGCAGGTCGGCGGAATCAAAGAAGGTCAGATCACCGATGAGCGTCCACTCGGACAGGGAATTGAAGGAGAGGGCGGTGGGCAGGCCGACCACAAAGGCCAATCCTGCCAGGAATGTGGTGGCGCGCTTGCGCCCCCATCCCCGTTCATCAATCAGGTAGGAGACCTGCGCCTCCAGCAGAGAAATGGCGCTGGTCAGAGCGGCAAACGCCAGAAGCAGAAAAAACAGGATGGCCAGAAACGCACCGCCGGTAATTTGGGAAAAGACGACGGGGATGGTTTTGAAAATAAGCCCGGGTCCGGCCGCCGGCTCCATGCCGACGGAGAAAACGATGGGGAAGATGGCCAACCCCGCCATCAGCGCAATCACGGTGTCAAGGAGGACGATGCGCAGGCTTGATCCGAGCAGGTCTTCGTTGCGGTTGAGGTAAGAACCGTAGGTGATCATGGCCGCCATGCCCAGCGAGAGGGTGAAAAAAGCATGACCCATCGCTTCAAGCACCGCACCGGGGGTGAGTTTGTGAAAATCGGGGCGGAACATGAAGTTGATCCCTTCCCATGCCCCATTGCTCAGCATGCCGTTGACGAACAGCAGCGCAAGCAGCGCCAGCAGAACAGGCATCAGGATCTTGGCCCAGCGCTCGATCCCCCGCTGCACACCGCCGATGACGATCCCCAGGCAGAGGGTAATGAAGAGCAGGTGCCACAGAATCTGGCGGGGGCCGTCGGCAATCAGCCCGTCGAACATCCCTTCGATCTGCGCGGCGGGCAGACCGCTGAAACTGCTGGTCAGGGCGCGATAGACATAATCAAGGGTCCAGCCCGCGACCACCGAATAATAGGAAAGGATGATGAATGCCGCCGTGATGCTGGTCCATCCGGCGACCACCCAGAACGAGCGGCGATGCTCCAGGGCGATGAAAGCACCTACCGCGTCGCGGCGCGTGTGACGGCCGATCATGAACTCGGCCATCATGATCGGCAGGCCGACCAGTGCGATGCACACGAGGTAAACCAGCACGAACGCGCCGCCGCCGTTTTCACCGGCGATGTAAGGAAATTTCCAGATATTGCCCAAGCCCACCGCGCTGCCCGCCGCGGCCAGGATAAAGCCGAGGCGGCTGGCCCAGAGGGCGCGGCCCGTGGAATTGTTCATAGGTCAAATCCCGTTCAGGGTGTTTCGCGGGCGCCGAAGATGGCGGTTCCGACCCGCACCAGGGTCGCGCCTTCCGCAATGGCGGCAGGGAAATCATGGCTCATGCCCATGGATAATTCATCCATGCCGACCCCGGGAAGATCGAGCCCCGCGATCTCTTCGGAGAGTTCTCGCAATTGGCGGAAATAGGGGCGGACGGCCTGGGGATCTTCGAAAAAAGGAGGCAGGGTCATCAGTCCCCTTACGCGCAGGTGCGGCAATTCGGACAGCTTGCGGACCAGTGCCGGAGCTTCCTGGGGGGCAACCCCCGATTTGCTTTGTTCTCCGGCCAGGTTGACCTGAACCAGAACCTCGAGGCGCTCATCGATGCGCTCCCATTGACGATTGATCTCCCGTGCCAGCGAGAGACGGTCGACGCTGTGGATCATGCGGACGCGGCCGCGCAGATATTTGGCCTTGTTGCTCTGCAGGTGCCCGATGAAATGCCACTCGACGGGGGCTTCGACCTGCTCGGCTTTGTCCGTGAATTCCTGGACGTAGCTTTCGCCGAACAGCTTCTGTCCCGCGGCAAAGGCCGCCAGAACGTCCGCGGCCGGCTTGGTTTTCGAGACGGCCACCAGGCGCACGCCATGCGGGTCTCGACCACAGTCATGACAGGCCTGGTCGATGCGCTCCCTGATCATGCGCAGATTTTCCTGAATATCCTGAATGCTCATGGCGACAAATCCGATACCTGGTTTTCTCGGGCGGAGTGCTGCGGCGGCAGGGTGATGGCGCCGAGGTTCAGAAGAACATCGACGACCTCGGCCAGGGGAAGGCCGACCACATTGGTGTAGCTGCCCGAAATATCGCTGACCATATAGGAGGCCAGCCCTTGAATGGCGTAGGCTCCCGCTTTGTCGAGGGGTTCACCGCTGGCAATGTACCCCGCGATCTCCGCGCCTGTCAACTGCCGCAAACGCACCTGCGTGCAGACCGAACCGGTGGTGCTTTGATCCTTTTTCCGGTCGTGGATTGCATAGCCGGAATAAACCTGATGCTCGCGTCCCGAGAGCATTCTGAGCATCTCGCCTGCCTGACGGGTATCGCAGGGTTTGCCGAGCAGATGACCGTCCTGCACGACGATGGTGTCGCTGCCGAGAAACCAGCGTCCTTTGACGTCGGCGCGGTTTGCGACCTCCTGCGCCTTTTCGCGGCTGAGACGCATGACATGCTCGGCCGGTTCTTCATCCTCAAGCGGACCCTCATCCACGCAACTGGGGATGATCTGCAATTGAATTCCGAGGCTTTCCAGCAGTTCACGGCGGCGGGGAGACGCCGATGCCAGCACAAGTCCCTCCTCGGAGGTGTAAAACATCGGGGAAGATACGGATTTCATAATCGCTGAAAAACCTTCGGTTGTGAGGTGGCGTTGGGCATGGCACAGGATGATAACAGAAAGTAAAAAAAAGAAAAAATGCTTCGCGACGGGATGCTCAGGCCAGGGAGATGTGGCCGTTCTTCTGGGTGGGATCGAAAAGAATGGTGCGGTTGCGTCCTTCGGATTTGGCACGATACAGGGCGATGTCGGCCGCGTTGATCAGGGATTGGGCGGTGTTGCCATCGGCGGGGTAGGACGCCACGCCGAGGCTGCAGGTCAGTCTCCCCAGGGGCAGGGATTTTTCGCGGGGGAAACTTTCTTTTTCAACGGCATGGCGGATGCGCTCCGCGACCAGGATCGCTTCTTTTTTGGAGGTGCCCGGCAGCAGGATGCAGAATTCCTCGCCGCCGTAGCGTGTCACGATGTCCATCTCACGGGCTGATTTGCGCAGGATACGGGCGGTGCGCTGCAGGGCCTTGTCACCGGCGATATGTCCGCACAGGTCGTTGTAATTCTTGAAATTGTCGAGATCGAGCAGAATCAGGGTCAGGGCCAGATCCTGGCGCAGGCAGCGGCTGATCTCTTCTTCCATGCGCTGTTCAAGGAAGCGGCGGTTGTACAGGCGGGTCAGTGGGTCGGTAATGGACAACTCCTCCAGTGCGCTGGCGCGTTCCAGGGTTTCCGTGCGTTCGATCAGGGTCGAAAAATGAGGAGAAAAAGTGGTCAGCAGGCGCAGGTCCTGTTCATCGAAGGTCGCCTGATCGCGCTTGTCGGAGAGGTTGAGAACCGCAATGACTTCGCCCTTGGCCATCAAGGGAACGCTGATGAAGGATTTGGTCTTGAATCTCGGCCGGTTGGCGGTGCGGACTCGCTCGTCTTTCTCGATATCGTTGACCAGCAGGGGTTTGCTGTTGGCTGCCACCCGTCCGGAAATGCCGCTGCCCACACGGACCCGCATCCCGCGGGCCAGTTCAGGGTTCATGCCGAGGCTGGCCTCGATTCGCAGAACAGTCTCATCGTCGTCCAGCACCATGAGCGAGCCCTTGGAGGCATGCAGCAGATCCGACGACATTTCGAGAATCCGTTGGAACAAAGCTTCCCGGCTGTCGAGAAGTGACAGGTTGCTGATCATCTCGATGATGCGTTCCGAGGTGTCGTTCTTCAGGTTGAATTCCTGTTCCCGGGTGAGAGTATGCAGTCGCGCCGCCATGCGCCCGGCCAGCAGTTCGAGCAGCAGCTTTTCACGTGGATGAAGATCCGTGTTGAACAGCACGAGGGTGCCGTAGGAGGTCCCTTCCGATTTCAGCGGCAGGCACAGGGCCTGGTCGCAGGTCACCTCGGGAAGAGTTTGGAGGACCTCTTCCTCCTCCAGGGTGAAGGGGTGGCTTTCTTTCGTTTGTGCGAAAACAGACGCCTGTTCCTCGTTAAGCTGAACCGGTTGGGTGAGCCAGGAGCCGAGCCCATGCAGTACGGCGGACTGGCTCGGATCTTTTCCGTGGAGGATAACGGCGGTCTGGGCCAGGTCGAAGAGAATCATCAGGGTTTCCCCAACCAGGTTGAGAACCTGCTCAATCGAGCTTGCACGGTCAAGTTCGGAGGACACGCCGATTATGGAACCGAGACGCATCATGGTCTTTTCGAAAGCGACCGCGTAGAGATTTTCGTTGTGAAGGTCGGGAATGATTTCAGAGGTCTTGCGGGCCACCTCTTCCAGTTGCTCTTCGGTGCAGGTCGGCAGCTTTTCCAGTTCTTCGAGCAGGCTGATGCCGCTGCGGTGGCTTTTACGTGCGATTTCTTCGACCGTTTCGAGGTCGATTTCTTCAGTGCGGACCCCGCCGCCCATCAGACAGCAGTGTGCCGTCTGGGGGATTTTGAACGGAACAAAGAAATTGAGAAGTCCGGTTCTGCACCGAAAAACAACCGGTTTGTTGGTGCTGATCGCCTGGTGCAGGGCCTTTTCGTGGTCGGATCGGCAGCTCGGGTCGCACAGCCCCCCTTTCTCGGGAGGACAGCACAGGGATGTCAACTGGCCGTGCCCTGTGCCGACGACTCCCTGGTTTTCGCAGAACAGGGCGAGAGAATAGGGGGCCAGCAGCGGAGACGACCGCAGGGAATCGAGAATATCCCCGGCGTTCAGCGTTGTCAGGTTTTTGAAACGATCACTGCTGCCGCTCATCAATCCACCCAGTTCAAACGTTCCTTGACGGAAACTCTTCAAGCAAAGCCAAGCAAAAGGCGAGCCGAATTTTGGTTGGTGCGGGAAATGTACGCATCGGGCGCCGCTAGACGACCTTTGGAAAATGCCGGGAAATAACTGTCAGGATGAGTCTGCCCGATCAATATGCGCCAGTTGCCTTAAAGATGATCGCCAGTAAATGAAAAGAAAAGTCCATAAGAAGTATCATTCATATCATTGGAAAAAATGTATAACAACATAAAATTGCTTGTTTATAAAGCCTTTATTAGGGTTTGTGCCAAAATCGCGCACTGCAACAGTTGGGACGGCTGAATTGTTCAGCGGGGAAAACAATGTAATCAGAGATGGGGTCGGGAAAGTTCATTAATCTTGCCCGTAATTTATCCGTTAAATTTTAGAGATGTCCGCAGGAATTCCCTGTCGGGGTTGGTGCATATGGCGCAATAGGCAGACGAAGGCGGCGTTTTGCCGGAGGAGGGTAGGCTAAGCGTCAGAATTCAGTCGCAATATTCAGGCGCTGCCGCCAGGAGTCGAGGTCATCAAGCGCGCGCTGTGCCAGGGCCAGGCGTCTTTCGCTGCGCTTGCGCGGACGCGGTTTCATGGAAGGGAAGAGTCCGTAGTTGACGTTCATGGGTTGAAACCCCTCGGGGTCGGACTCGTGCAGGTGTGCCAGCAACGCACCGAGGGCCGTGGTGGGCGGAGGAAGAAGCGGTTCGGTTTCTGCGATTCGCGCGGCGGCGAAGAGTCCGGCAAGAAAGCCGCAGGCGGCCGATTCCACATAGCCTTCGACGCCGGTGATCTGGCCGGCCAGAAAAAGGCGCGGATGCCCTTTAACCTGCAGGGTGCGCTCAAGGCAGCGCGGCGCGTTGACGAAGGTGTTGCGGTGCATGGAGCCCAAGCGGGCGAAACGTGCCTGTTCCAGACCGGGAATGGTACGGAAGATGCGTTTCTGCTCGGGATGTTTGAGTTTGGTCTGGAAGCCGACCATGTTGTACAGGGAGGCGTGGCGGTTGTCCTGGCGCAGCTGCAGGACGGCAAAAGGCTCCCTGCCGGTGCGCGGATCCGGCAGCCCGACCGGCTTCATCGGGCCGAAAGCCAGCGTCATCTCGCCGCGCTCGGCCATTTCTTCGATGGGCATGCAGCCTTCGAAGTGACGCAGCTGTTCGAATGCGCGCGGCTGTACTTTTTCGGCGGCAAGCAGGTCGCGGATGAACTGCAGGTACTGCTCGCGGTTCATGGGGCAGTTGATGTAATCGTCGCCCCCCTTGCCGTAGCGCGAGGCGCGCCACGCCTTGGAGAAATCGATGGAGTCGGCTTCGATGATCGGCGCGATGGCATCATAGAAATAGAGATGTTCATCGCCGGTGAGGCGGCGGATTTCTTCCGAGATTTCGGCGGAAGCCAACGGGCCGGCAGCGATAATCACCCAACCTTCTTCGGGGATGCGGTCGACCTTTTCGCGTACCAGCTCGATCGCCGGGTGACTGCTGATCTTGTCGGTCAGATATTGGGCAAAGGCATCCCGATCAACAGCCAGGGCGCCGCCGGCCGGGACGGCGGCGGTGTCGGCCGCGGCCATGAACAGACTTTTGCAGGCGCGCAACTCCTCCTTGAGAAGACCGACGGCGTTGGTCAATGCCGCTCCGCGCAGGGAGTTGGAGCACACCAGTTCCCCCAGCAAGGGGCTGTGGTGGGCGGGGGAGAACTGCTGCGGCTTCATTTCGTACAGGCGAACCGCGTGGCCGGATTGAGCCAGCTGCCAGGCGGCTTCACAGCCGGCGAGGCCGGCGCCGATAATGGTCACAAGCGGACGTTGTGCAACCTCTACGGTGGAGCGACTGGTTTCCATCGACTATTTCTTCGGCTGCTTGGATGCCGTACTTTTACGGGCTGTTGTGCTCTTCTTGGCGCCCGCAGCCGTTTTCGACTTTGCCGCGGTCTTTGATTGGACCGCGGTTTTCGATGGGCCGGCCGTTTTCGATTTAGCCGCAGGCTTGGGCTCCGGCGGTGTGATGACTTTTTTCCAGTCGCAACTCTCCTGAGGGCATTTGTGGACGGTGCCCTCGCGCTTGGTGGTCTTCTCGACGGTGACGGGAAAGCCACATTTGGGGCAGGGCTGCTTCAGGGGCTGGTCCCACAGGGCGTATTTGCATTTGGGGTAGCGGTTGCAGGAGTAGAAAATTTTGCCGTAGCGGCTTTTTTTCTCCATCAGCTCCCCTTCGCCGCATTCGGGGCAGGTAATGCCGAGTGCCTTCGGTTTGACAAGGGGCTGGATGTTCTTGCAGTCGGGGTAGGCCGAGCAGGCGAGGAATTTGCCGTAGCGCCCGTCCTTGATCAGCATGGGCGCACCGCACTTGTCGCACTTTTCCTCCGACATCACCGGCTCTTCTTTCTCCTCGCCGGAAAGAGGCTCGGTGTAGCGGCATTCGGGGAAGCCGGAGCAGGCCAGGAATTTGCCGGCGCGGCCCAATTTAACCACCAGCGGCTTGCCGCATTCGGGACAGCTGCGATCGGTTTTCTCGGTGGTAACGTCCGCCTTTGAAACCTCTTTTTCCTTGGCCTTGAGCTGCTCGATGAAGGGCTCCCAGAATTCGCGGATGGCCGGACGCCATTTCTGCTCACCGCGCGAGATGGCGTCAAGTTCTTCCTCCAGCTGGGCGGTAAAGTCGTAATCGACATACCGGGTGAAATGGCGGGTCAGCAGATCGTTGACCACCATTCCCACATCCTCCGGGTAGAAGGTGCGTTTTTCCAGGCGCGCGTACTTGCGCGCGACCAGTGTATTCATGATCCCTGCGTAGGTGGAGGGGCGGCCGATGCCGTACTCTTCCAGTGTCTTGACCAGGCTCGCCTCGGTATAGCGGGGCGGCGGCTGGGTGAAATGCTGCTCCGGCAGCAGTTCTCTGCGATCGAGCTTGTCTCCTTCGGTCAGCGCGGGCAGCGTTCCCTGTGCTTCCTCCTCGGCCTCGTCGGTGCCTTCAATATAGACCT
Protein-coding sequences here:
- a CDS encoding HAD family hydrolase, which translates into the protein MSLDTFLFDLDGTLVDSVADLATAINLLRAELSLEPIAQERVRGYVGDGARMLVRRALPADLYRDAHLERFLILYRAHLLDQTRPYPGIPDFLDSREPARMAVVTNKPYLLTMDLLNGLNLTSYFGAIIGGDSCRTKKPDPLPVQTALRQLNASPRRAVMIGDHHTDLHAGQAAGLATCFCTWGMGNDGGVPSTFRAYSPTDLARIFSGVAS
- a CDS encoding sodium-dependent transporter, whose translation is MNNSTGRALWASRLGFILAAAGSAVGLGNIWKFPYIAGENGGGAFVLVYLVCIALVGLPIMMAEFMIGRHTRRDAVGAFIALEHRRSFWVVAGWTSITAAFIILSYYSVVAGWTLDYVYRALTSSFSGLPAAQIEGMFDGLIADGPRQILWHLLFITLCLGIVIGGVQRGIERWAKILMPVLLALLALLFVNGMLSNGAWEGINFMFRPDFHKLTPGAVLEAMGHAFFTLSLGMAAMITYGSYLNRNEDLLGSSLRIVLLDTVIALMAGLAIFPIVFSVGMEPAAGPGLIFKTIPVVFSQITGGAFLAILFFLLLAFAALTSAISLLEAQVSYLIDERGWGRKRATTFLAGLAFVVGLPTALSFNSLSEWTLIGDLTFFDSADLLTSNYLLPISGLLTAIYVGWFWSGTEEKQELIAGGAGWVYPLWHFLIRYVSPVAVAIVLFFKIRETGLFAWLTNLF
- a CDS encoding YggS family pyridoxal phosphate-dependent enzyme; translated protein: MSIQDIQENLRMIRERIDQACHDCGRDPHGVRLVAVSKTKPAADVLAAFAAGQKLFGESYVQEFTDKAEQVEAPVEWHFIGHLQSNKAKYLRGRVRMIHSVDRLSLAREINRQWERIDERLEVLVQVNLAGEQSKSGVAPQEAPALVRKLSELPHLRVRGLMTLPPFFEDPQAVRPYFRQLRELSEEIAGLDLPGVGMDELSMGMSHDFPAAIAEGATLVRVGTAIFGARETP
- a CDS encoding Maf family protein gives rise to the protein MFYTSEEGLVLASASPRRRELLESLGIQLQIIPSCVDEGPLEDEEPAEHVMRLSREKAQEVANRADVKGRWFLGSDTIVVQDGHLLGKPCDTRQAGEMLRMLSGREHQVYSGYAIHDRKKDQSTTGSVCTQVRLRQLTGAEIAGYIASGEPLDKAGAYAIQGLASYMVSDISGSYTNVVGLPLAEVVDVLLNLGAITLPPQHSARENQVSDLSP
- a CDS encoding diguanylate cyclase, with the translated sequence MSGSSDRFKNLTTLNAGDILDSLRSSPLLAPYSLALFCENQGVVGTGHGQLTSLCCPPEKGGLCDPSCRSDHEKALHQAISTNKPVVFRCRTGLLNFFVPFKIPQTAHCCLMGGGVRTEEIDLETVEEIARKSHRSGISLLEELEKLPTCTEEQLEEVARKTSEIIPDLHNENLYAVAFEKTMMRLGSIIGVSSELDRASSIEQVLNLVGETLMILFDLAQTAVILHGKDPSQSAVLHGLGSWLTQPVQLNEEQASVFAQTKESHPFTLEEEEVLQTLPEVTCDQALCLPLKSEGTSYGTLVLFNTDLHPREKLLLELLAGRMAARLHTLTREQEFNLKNDTSERIIEMISNLSLLDSREALFQRILEMSSDLLHASKGSLMVLDDDETVLRIEASLGMNPELARGMRVRVGSGISGRVAANSKPLLVNDIEKDERVRTANRPRFKTKSFISVPLMAKGEVIAVLNLSDKRDQATFDEQDLRLLTTFSPHFSTLIERTETLERASALEELSITDPLTRLYNRRFLEQRMEEEISRCLRQDLALTLILLDLDNFKNYNDLCGHIAGDKALQRTARILRKSAREMDIVTRYGGEEFCILLPGTSKKEAILVAERIRHAVEKESFPREKSLPLGRLTCSLGVASYPADGNTAQSLINAADIALYRAKSEGRNRTILFDPTQKNGHISLA
- the trmFO gene encoding methylenetetrahydrofolate--tRNA-(uracil(54)-C(5))-methyltransferase (FADH(2)-oxidizing) TrmFO, whose amino-acid sequence is METSRSTVEVAQRPLVTIIGAGLAGCEAAWQLAQSGHAVRLYEMKPQQFSPAHHSPLLGELVCSNSLRGAALTNAVGLLKEELRACKSLFMAAADTAAVPAGGALAVDRDAFAQYLTDKISSHPAIELVREKVDRIPEEGWVIIAAGPLASAEISEEIRRLTGDEHLYFYDAIAPIIEADSIDFSKAWRASRYGKGGDDYINCPMNREQYLQFIRDLLAAEKVQPRAFEQLRHFEGCMPIEEMAERGEMTLAFGPMKPVGLPDPRTGREPFAVLQLRQDNRHASLYNMVGFQTKLKHPEQKRIFRTIPGLEQARFARLGSMHRNTFVNAPRCLERTLQVKGHPRLFLAGQITGVEGYVESAACGFLAGLFAAARIAETEPLLPPPTTALGALLAHLHESDPEGFQPMNVNYGLFPSMKPRPRKRSERRLALAQRALDDLDSWRQRLNIATEF